Within uncultured Roseibium sp., the genomic segment AATCGAGCCGGCGCCCATCGCCGAAAGCCAGGATACCGCTGGAAAGGCGATCGGTCTTCATGACCGGATCCCGGTCGATCATGGAAAGGGCCCGTTTGGGCTCAGCTTCAAAGAAATAACGCGCCGCCACCATCGGATAACAGCCGATATCCAGAAGCGCGCCGCCGCCGATATCCGGCATGTTGCGGATGTTGTCCGGATCGGCATTGAAGTAGCTGAAAAACGACTGGATCGCGCGAAGCTCGCCCAGTTCACCGGACCGAATGATCTCCCGGGCCCGGATCCACTGCGGATGAGCGCGCACCATGAAGCCTTCGGCCACCAGCCGGTCTTTCGGCAGGGCCAGGAGCTGGCGGGCTTCTTCCGCGTTCAGGGCAACCGGTTTCTCGCACAGGACATGCTTGCCCGCCTCCACCGCCTGAATGGTCAACGGCACATGCAGATGGTTCGGCAGCGGATTGTAGATCGCATCGATGTCCGGATCCGCGAGCAGGTCCTCGTAGCTGCCGTAGGCCTTCGGAATGCCGAGGTCCGAGGCCACGCTTTTCGCCCGGTCCAGCCCCCGAGACGCGATCGCGGTCGTTGTTCCCGTTTGCGAGCGGCCGATGGCCGGAATGAATTTTTCCACCCCGATCTTCGCCGTCGACAGAATTCCCCATCGGATCGGTTTTGCCTGCCCCGTCATTGTCCGCCTCCTTGCAATTCGTTTTGAGGAACGTTCCTCAGATTGGAACAACAGTCATGGCAAGCCCCTGCCGGAGTGGCAAGGGCCGAGAGGAAAAATCAGTACTTGTCGGGCACGTAAAGGCGCTCCGGCAGAACCTTGCGCTCGTAGTCCGGGTTGAACACCCGGTCCGGGAGCGTGATCGGTTCGTGCGGGACTTCCTCGTATGGAACCATGGACAGAAGATGGCTGATGCAGTTCAACCGGGCCTGCTTCTTGTCATTGCCCTCCACGATGAACCAGGGGGCTTCGGGAATATTGGTCCGTTCGAAGGTTTCTTCCTTCGCCTTGGTGTAATCCTCCCAGCGCACACGGGATTCCAGATCCATCGGGCTCAACTTCCACTGCTTCAGCGGATCGTGGATCCGCATCAGGAAGCGCAACTGCTGCTCCTGGTCGGTGATCGAGAACCAGTATTTGACCAGTCGGATGCCGGAGCGCACCAGCATGCGCTCGAACTCCGAAACGTCGTTGAAGAATTCCTCAACCTGATCCTCGTCCGCAAAGCCCATGACCCGTTCCACGCCGGACCGGTTGTACCAGGACCGGTCGAACAGAACCATTTCGCCGGCGGCGGGCAGATGCGGAACGTAGCGCTGGAAATACCACTGGGTCTTTTCCCGTTCCGTCGGCGCGGGCAGCGCCACGACCCGGCAGACCCGTGGATTGAGCCGTTGCGAGATCCGCTTGATCACCCCGCCCTTGCCGGCCGCATCGCGCCCCTCGAAGATGATGACCAGTTTCTCGCCGCTGTGCTGAACCCAATCCTGCATTTTCACCAGTTCGGC encodes:
- the ppk2 gene encoding polyphosphate kinase 2 produces the protein MSDDSAKSWVEAEWQDSLDEELEMEIDDFLIAKDLAFISDLKHKSSIDRNTYFHELLRLQAELVKMQDWVQHSGEKLVIIFEGRDAAGKGGVIKRISQRLNPRVCRVVALPAPTEREKTQWYFQRYVPHLPAAGEMVLFDRSWYNRSGVERVMGFADEDQVEEFFNDVSEFERMLVRSGIRLVKYWFSITDQEQQLRFLMRIHDPLKQWKLSPMDLESRVRWEDYTKAKEETFERTNIPEAPWFIVEGNDKKQARLNCISHLLSMVPYEEVPHEPITLPDRVFNPDYERKVLPERLYVPDKY
- a CDS encoding Gfo/Idh/MocA family oxidoreductase, whose protein sequence is MTGQAKPIRWGILSTAKIGVEKFIPAIGRSQTGTTTAIASRGLDRAKSVASDLGIPKAYGSYEDLLADPDIDAIYNPLPNHLHVPLTIQAVEAGKHVLCEKPVALNAEEARQLLALPKDRLVAEGFMVRAHPQWIRAREIIRSGELGELRAIQSFFSYFNADPDNIRNMPDIGGGALLDIGCYPMVAARYFFEAEPKRALSMIDRDPVMKTDRLSSGILAFGDGRRLDFTVSTQMVPYQRVNLYGTKKRLEIVIPFNAPQQEAAVIRLDDGSILGDGAATSETIAASDQYAELVDTFGRSILGEIKLPYGPEDAVQNMAILDALFASEKTDGWVTIG